Genomic segment of Limnothrix sp. FACHB-406:
AGGCCATGCTGGGCCTGGTGCCGATCGCGGCGGGGCGGGTGGTCTATGGCGATCGCCCTTTGCAACAACAGCTCGATCGCGTGGCCTATGTGGCCCAACGATCGCAGGTGGATTTGGATTACCCGGCCACGGTTTGGGATGTGGTGTTGATGGGGCGAACGCGCAAAACGGGCTGGCTGCGGCCCTTTTCCAACACCAGCCGCCAAGCGGCCCGGGCGGCCCTGGAGCGGGTGGGCCTGTGGGAATTGCGCGATCGCCCGATCGCTCAGCTATCGGGAGGGCAACAGCAACGGGTGTTTTTGGCACGCTCGATCGCCCAAGAAGCGGATGTGTTTTGTTTTGATGAACCCTTCGTGGGGGTCGATCGGCGCAATGAAGCCATCTTGTTTGACCTGTTTCGGGAACTGGCCCAAGACGGCAAGGTGGTGATGGTGGTGAATCATGACTTGGGCGAGTCGATTACCCATTTTGATGATTTGGTGCTGCTCAATCGCCAACTGGTGGCCGCGGGCGATCGGGCGGCGGTGTTGAATGACCTGAATTTGCAACGGGCCTATGGCAGCCGGGTGAAATTTTTCCAGGAGGCCGCCTAATGGACGGGCTGCTGCAAGCCCTAGCGGAACCGCTGCAATACACCTTTTTTCAGCGATCGTTGGTGGCGGCGGTGGTGGTGGGCCTGCTTTGTGCCTGCACGGGCAGCTATCTTTTGGTGCAGCGCATGGCCCTGTTGGGCGATGCCATCAGCCATTCTCTGTTGATGGGCTTAGCGATCGCCTTTGCCATGGGTGGCAGCTTGTTCCTAGGGGCCCTGGTGGCTGGGTTGGTGAGCGCGGCGGCCATTGACTTTATTCGCAATCGATCGCCCCTCAAGGAAGATGCGGCCATGGGCATTGTCCTTTCGGCCTTTTTCGCCCTCGGGATTGTGCTGATCACCACGATCCAAAAAGACAACAAAATCGATCTCAATCATTTCCTGTTTGGCAACCTCCTGGCGGTGACCAGCGGTGACCTGTGGGATACGGGGCTGGCGGCGGCGCTGGTGCTCGGAGCGATCGCCCTTTGCTACAAGGAACTGCACTTTTATACGTTCGATCGCCTCGGGGCCCAAGCGGCTGGCTTGCCCGTCCGTTGGCTCGATTGGGGGCTGACCACCGCGATCGCGATCACGATCGTGGCCAGCATGAAAGCGGTGGGGGTGGTGTTGGTGTTGGCCCTGTTGATTACGCCGCCAGCCACAGCCTATTTGCTCGTCCCTCGACTCCACCAAATGATGGGGCTAGGGGCCCTGTTGGGTTGTTGCTCCAGCGTGGCGGGGCTATATCTCAGTTATTTTTTCAATTTGCCTTCGGGGCCGGCGATCGTGCTGGTGGCTTCCGGGTTCTTTGTGCTGTCGCTGTTGTTTAGCCCGCGTCAGGGGGTTTTGTTCCAAGGCTGGCGGGCCAAGGCCGCGGGCCACGCCCCGATCGATTCCAGCTCGATCGATTCCAGCTCGATCCATTCCAGCTCGATCGACTCAGAATCCACGGACGGAACCGATTCCTAGAAATCAGCAGAAATCAACAGAAATCGGCAAAAATTGGGCGCTTAGGGGCCAGGATTCAACAGTCGGAAATCAAACCCCGTTCCCGATCGATTGCCCTCCCGCACCGTGATCAACACCAGGGGCAATGAGCGATCGCCCGTATTGGCAAAGCGCACGGAAGCGGAAGACCCCGCCGCTTGGAAATCTGGCCGATGCAACGCAGCCTTCACAGCCGATCGCGTGGGGTCTTGGGCCTCGTTCAGATCACTGCCGGAAACCGGTTTTTGGTCGGGTTTTTGAGTAATTTCCTGATTAATTGCTTGAATCAAAGCCTGGGCCGCATCGTAGGCCATCGCCGTTCGCCAATTCACATCCCCACCCCAACGACGACGCATGGCCTTGGCAAAATCCAGCGATTGGGGCAAATCCGGATGCCAAGGAATTGCCAGAATCGTGCCCTGCGCACTGGCTCCCAACTTCAACAAGTCCAGTGAATAAATTGAATCGCCCCCCAACACCGGCAGCCGTCCTTGATTGGCTTCCACGATCGCCAAAGCTGACGGCAGTGTCGAGCGATCGCCCAAAAGCACTAACCCTTCGCTACCCTGGCTTTGGCGTTCCCCAAACAGCACCAAGCCCTCCGTGTTAAACGATTGGGCCTGACCGATCGCCCGTTGCGCATCGATCGGCTCGGAACCCATCTCTTGCAACTGCACCTGGCCCTGGCCGTCGGCCATGAACTGTTGCACAAATTCCGTTTTCAGGGATTGGCTATAGGCGCTTTTGGGGTTGTAAAACACCGAGACCCGCGCCAGTTTCAACTGCTGACGGGCCACCATTGCCAGGGCCTGTCCCGCCTGGCGATCGCTCGGAACCGTTCGCAACACCGCATCCCCCAACCCACTGAGGGTCACCGCCGTGCTGGAAGGGGAAATCATCGGCAGCCCAGCCCGTTGATAAACCCCAGCCGCCGCCAGCGAAGTGGTGGAGCTGAAGTGACCCACCACCCCCAACACCCGAGGATCTGCCGCTAGGGTTTCAGCCACGGCCTTGGCGGTGACCGGGTTGTTGCTGTCGTCCGCAATCACCACTCGCAATTGCCAGGCAGGTTTCGGGCCGGATCGCTCCCGATCGCCCTGGTTCCATTGGGCTTGGGCCTGCGCCACTCCCCGCAGCAACTCCTTGGCCACGTCGGGCAAATTAGCCGCCGGTACAACCACGGCGATCGTCCGTTGCGGAGCCTCCCGCGCCAGCCAATTATTCAAATAAATCAGGGCTTCCGGATCATTGGGCCGCTGTTGCAGACTTTTGCGCAACAGGGCGATCGCCTGGATTGGATCTCCAGCTTGCCCCGCCGCGGCCGCCGCCAACTTATCGGGCGAGTCTGCCAACAAGACCTGCTCACCACTGCTCAAGGACGGGGCCGGCCCCCCTTGGGGATTAGCGGTTGGCGGGGTCTGGCCCTCGTTGCCCAAAAGACCGTTCGATCGCACCAACCAATAGCCCCCACCCAACAGGGCCAAGGACATGAACAGAGCCGTAATCAGTAATGGGGCATCTTGGGAGCGACGACTCATGGGCAAAACCGCGATGGCTGGATCAAGATGGCTGGATCAATAGGTCACCCCACAGCCCATCAATCAAAACAATGACCCGATCAACAACGACCCGATCAACAATGACCCGATCCGGCAGTCCTTGGTTTTGACCATTTCTGTTTTGCCCCATTGCTGTTGCCAGTCTTCGATCGATAGGTTCGCTCAATCATTCGCGCCAATCGCTCGATCGGAAAATCTGTGCGATCTGTTTGTCCGATTTGTCGGATTTGTCCGATCAAAAACTGGGGCAGGAAGGATGACCCTTTGCCCCAGTTTATGCGGAATTTCGCGGTTTCTGACGGACGATCGCCTTAGCTTTCGATTAGCCCGTTCATTCGATCTTTGACGGTTCTGGCTAGCTTAATCTTCCGCAAAAATGTACTTGTACAGATCCTTGGGATCCGGTTCAGGGCTGTCGAGGGCAAATTTCACCGCATCGTTCACATGCTCTTGGATCCGGCGATCAATCTCCTTCAGTTCTTCCGCCTTCACCAATCCTTCACCAAGCAGGTGATCGGCCAGGCGAGTGATCGGATCTCGCTTACCCCAAACTTCCTTTTCTTCCTTCGCCCGCAGTTCATCCGGATCGGCCAAGGAGTGACCCCGGAAACGATAGGTCAAGGCTTCAATGACCGTGGGGCCTTCGCCAGCGCGGGCCCGGGCGATCGCCTCTTGGGCCACACCGCGCACCGCCAACACATCCATCCCGTCCACTTCTACGCCGGGCATCCCGAACGCGGGGCCTTTTTTGTAGATTTCGGGTACCGAGGTGGCCCGTTCGTGGGCCATCCCGATCGCCCATTTATTGTTCTCAATGACATAGATCACCGGCAGCTTCCAAAGGGCCGCCATGTTCAAGCATTCAAAGAACTGGCCATTGTTCGCGGCTCCGTCCCCAAAGAAGCAAACGGTCACCCCGTCGGAACTGGGGTCATTCATGGCTTCTCGTCGATACTTGCTTTGGAAGGCCACGCCCGTCGCCACCGGAATTCCTTCCGACACAAAGGCATAGCCCCCCAGCAGGCGGTGCGGCTCCGAGAACAAGTGCATGGAACCACCACGGCCCTTGCTGCAACCCGTCACCTTACCAAACAGCTCTGACATCACTTCCCGGGCAGGCACACCAGCACTCAGGGCATGAACGTGATCGCGGTAGGTGCTACACACGTAGTCATTGGCATCGCGGCGCAAAGCCCGAATCACCCCCGTCGAAACGGCTTCTTGGCCGTTGTAGAGGTGAACGAAGCCAAACATTTTGCCGCGATAGTACATCTCGGCGCACTTGTCTTCAAAAAGGCGACCCAGCACCATGTCTTCGTAGAGCATAAGCCCTTCTTCGCGGGTGACGGTGGCGCGGGTGGTCGGGGTTGCGGGAAGTACGCGTTCTTGTACCATTTCGCTGGTGCTGGGGTTGCGGGCTGAGTCGGTCAATTCAGAGGGTTCGGATTGCCTGGGCAAGGGTGGCGGCGATCGATTGCGCCATCCCACCGGTTGCGCGGCTAATTTTTTGGGAAATCCAGTTCAACATAGTACCGGACTTTGGCAGTCCCCGCGCGGTTGGGCGATCGCGGCGCTGGTTGGGCGCGGGGGCGACGGGTCAGGTTGCCGTTGTGGATGACTACCCCTAGAGATTGCCCAAGCCAAGGTGATTGGTGATTTGCGAGCACCTCAAGAGATGTCTCAGTCTCCTGCTGTTAGTGATGTTGGGCCAACAGTTTTTCAACCTTTGCTTCTTCGACCTTGGCCACCAATTGTTTGACTTCATATTGGTCGCGGGTGGTTTTGGCCAGCGTCAGGGTTGAGCTGATGGTGAAACCCAAACCCATGGACATGGCAAATTTCATCCAGGTATCGACCGGAAGGTAATAGATGCAAAGGGCTGTCCCCCCGGTTGAAAACAGGAACGATAGCCAAACTTGGACGATCCAGGCGGTGGTGTGGCGCATGGTAGAGGGTGTTTTGGGTGGAAGGAATGGCTCTTGAATGAATTGATTGTGAAATACAGGATGGGGATGCATGGAATTGGGGGGACAGTTTGCGATCTCAAACGCAATCACGGGTCATCACACGGATCATCACGCTGAGTGTCAGCAAGCCGCACCCTTGCTCGAAGCGCTGGCCGATCGCGCTGGCCGTCGATCGGGGCGGTTTCATGTGCCGGGTCATAAGGGCCGGGCGATCGACCCGCTGTTGGCGGATGCTTGGGGCGATTGCTGGGCCTGGGATTTAACAGAACTGGATGGGTTGGATAATTGGGCGGCTCCCCAGGGCGCGATCGCGGCGGCCGAAGCGTTGGCGGCTGATTGCTTTGGGGCGGGCCTCACTCGATTTTTGGTGAATGGGGCCACAAGCGGACTGGTGGCGGCGATCGGGGCAGTTTGCCAAGATGGCGACTCGCTGATTGTGGCTCGCAATGCCCATCAATCTGTTTTGGCAGGTTTAATTCTTGCGGGGGCGCGGCCCTGCTGGGTTTGGCCAACGGTCGATCGGGAATGGCAAATGCCCACGGTGGTGACTCCCGAGGCGATCGCCCAAGCCCTGGCGACCTCTCCCCAAGCGAAGGCGGTGCTGCTGGTGTCACCGACCTATCACGGTTGGGTTTCGGATTTGCCCGCGATCGCCCAACTCACTCGATCGCACGGTATTCCTTTAATTGTCGATGCGGCCCACGGGGCCCACTTGGGGCTGCATCCGGAACTCCCGATCGCTCCCTTGGCGGCCGGCGCGGATCTGGTGGTGGCTTCGGCTCACAAAACCCTTGGCTCCTTAACCCAATCGGCGCTGCTTCATCTACACCCCCAGGCTTTGATCGATCGCGATCGGCTGAATCAAGTGTTGCGATGGGTCACCTCCAGCAGCCCCAGCTACTTGCTGATGGCCAGCTTGGACGCGGCTCGGCGGCGGGCGGCGCTGTGGGGTCAAGTTGATTGGGGCCAAACGTTGGTGCGGGTCGATCGGGTGCGATCGCAGTTGGCGGGCGATCGAGCGATTCGGGTGCTTTCGGGGCCAAATCTGGATCGATCGCGCTTAACCGTTCACTTGGCTGGCTGGAATGGTTACCAGGCCGATGAAGCGTTAGACCAAGATTGGGGCATCACCGCCGAACTCAGCAGCCCCCAGCACCTAACCTTTGTTTGGACACCGGCCAACACCGACCAGGAAGCCGATCGCTTGGTGGCGGCTTTGGGGGCCCTGGCGCGATCGCCCCAAATGGCTCCCGATCGGGGGCTGGATGCCATTGCCGGGTTGCTTGCGCCTCCCAGTCCGGCCCCGCTGACCCCACGCCAGGCCAGCCAGCGCCCCACCGAGGCGATCGACCTTGACCGGGCGATCGGGCGCATTGCCGCTGAGTGGATCTGTCCCTATCCACCGGGAATTCCCGCAATCGTGCCTGGGGAAATCATCACTTCCGAGGCGATCGGCCAAATTCAGCAAACCCTGGCCCTCGGCGGCGACTGCACCGGCTGTGCGGACTTCAGCGTTCAACAATGTCTTGTCCTCATTTCAGCCGATCGCTAGCGATCAGCTCCTTGAAAAGTTCCCAAAGAAAAGTTCCCAAGGAAAAATTCCCAAAAAACAAGGTGGAGCCAGCGACAACACTGGCTCCACCCAAGGCTATCCATTTTCGCAATGGACTTCGCTAGCCTTGATTAGTTGCATTCCTTGGTAGAGTCGCTAGCCAACTTGGTAGCGGCGCTAGCAGATTCATTTTCCTTAGCCGTGATGCACAAGATAGCCTTGGCTTGTTGGTCTTCCAACGTCACCACGCCCTTGAAGCTCTTCAGAGAAGCTTGCTGCTTTTCAGCAGTGCTGGTTGCTTTCGTTGCATCACCTTCAGTCTTGTACTCGAAGTTATCGGTTTTTTCCTTGATACCAGCGTTCAGGGTCTTCAGGTCAGTAGCAAACTTACCTTGCTCCACGTAGTAAGCCTGTTGAGCACGGTTGAGCGAACCAACATAGGTGCTACCTTCCGACTGACGAGCCTTAGCGGCTTGGTTGAGGAAGGAGGGCAGAGCAATTGCTGCCAGAATACCGATGATGATGATTACAACCAGCAGTTCAATCAGGGTGAAGCCTTCTTCGCTGTTGCGGCGCTGGGCGAGGTGTTGGATCAGCTTGGCTTTGAATTCAGCTTTCATCTGGGATAGTCTCCTCGAGAGTTGGGGGAGGAAGGTTGGGAAGGTGGGGATTTTGTTCCCCTCATGCTTGCAACTTACCCAGGTTACCGGGGATTCATATCAACCGCAGCAGAATTTTTTTGGGGTCAAGGGAAAAAGCCTGAAAACCCTTGCTAAACAAGCATATTCGAGAGTTAACCCCAAGGAATTTTTAGGTGGCTTTTGGATCAGGATCATGATTTCCGCGATCTTGGCGGGCGGGCGCAGCACCTGTTCAGCACCATTTTTGGGGATGCCCAAGGGATGCCGTTTGGGGATTTTGGATCGACTCTAGGCCTCAGTGGACTCTAGGAAGATGTAGCCGAAGGTTTCCAGTTCCCGCAAGAAGCTGCAAACCGCTTGGGCGGCACTGGTGCGATCGACTGGTGAGCGATCGACTGGGTTCAGGGGCCGCACCCGCATGAACCGATCGATCAGTTGCGTAATCGGTTGGGGCCCCGTCAACAGCGGAACCAACACAGGCACTAGGCTGGCACTGGCCGCTGCGATGCCTTCCGGCCGCCGCAAAAATTTCGCGAAGTTCAGGGGCTTGAGGTAGCGGCAGGATTCCACGAGGGCGGCTTCAAATTCTGGATTGTTCAGAAGTGGGTGCAGCACCGCTTGGGTGCGATCGGGCTGCTGGACCAACTGCTCAACCGTGGGCGACTGCGGCGATTCTGCCATGGTTTTTGGCGTACAGAATATGTCGATCAATCGGTTGCGGCTAACCAACAAATCGTGCCAATGCATTTGTTCACGGCAACTGATTTGCGCAAATCGCGATCGCAGTTCCTCGGGAAATTGCTCCAGATCCAGCATGGTTTTCACTGTCCAATCCTGGGGTTCCACCGGGGCAATGACCTGTAAGTTTGCACCATCAACTAGGTCAAACACCTCCGGCACTGCAAATCCCCGATCGCCGTGGAGCATGAAATTAAAAGCCAAGATCCGCTCGCGAATATCAGGATTTTCGGTGTCATTGCGATCCCACATTTTCCGCACATCCACATTGCGCGGATTCAGGGACAACACAATAGATTCCACCAGGGCCATGGTGGTTTTTTCATCCCGATCGGGTGTAATTGCGCCCACATCACGCAAAAATTCCTGGGCACAAAGCACGGGAATTCGAGTGTTGAAGCTATGCAGATTCACTCGCAAAATACCCGTTGGTTTCAGCACGCTGGCCATCAACCGCAAACTAGCGAGGGGATCTTCCAACAGGTACAGCACCTCATCGCAGTTGATGTAGTCAAATTGCTGATTGAGGCTAGGAAGCTGATCGATATTGAGGGTTAAAAATTTAGCCCGATCGAGCAAATCAAACCGCCGAAACCGCTCGATCGCCACATCGATCGAAGCCGGAGAAAGATCGATGCCGGTAATGGTTGTTCCCGGGTTCAGATGAGCCAACATCAAACCCTTAAAGCCGCTGCCGCAACCCACATCCAGAATCTGCATTCCTTCGGAGCTGACCGATCGGCGATCACGGGCATAGAATGCGGTGGCTAAGGAGTGGGCATGAAATTCATCGGGCTGACTATCGGGAGCCGTTTCGATCGGTTCGCGAGGGTAAGGCGTTTGGTCAAACTGTCGCTGAATCCAGGCTTCTCGTTCAGCGGAAGATTCAAAATTCATAGCAAATCAGGGCTTCCAATCAGGGCTGCGAAATCAATCAATTCGATTCAATTTGATTCAATCTGGCTTGACTTGAATTTGACTTGAGTTTGGCTTGAGTTTGGTTTGAATTTGATTTGACTCAGATTAATTTGGCTTTACTCCGTTCGAGTTCTCGTGAATTTTCACAAAATTCGCGCCAAGTCAAGTTAATTCGTCAATTCGTCAGTTCAATTCACCAAGTAATTCAGTTCAATTCAGGCAAGTTCAATTCAGGCAAGTTCAATTCAGGCAAGTTCAACCAATAAATAACCCGCTTGACCCAATTCCGAGAGCAGATAACGCAAGGCTGCTTCCACTTCCGATCGCGCAATGGGTTCCAAGGTTACGGGATCCACAGGACTCAATTGTTGCAGCGAATCTGCGAGTTCCGTAAAGGTTTTCGTCCCTTCCAACAGGGGCAACAACCCAAGAGCGATCGCGCTGCTGACCGACTCCCAACCCCAGTTCAGAGACAGGTGTTGACTCAACTTTAAATCAGTGCCCTTTAAAACCACATTTTTGAGATCTGCGGCAAATTCTGGCGTATCTAACTGCGGGTGAAGCGCGGCTCGGGATTGATGCCAATCTTCTGGTTCCCAATCGCTGAGGGCTGTCCAGGGTTGCGCCGCGTCAGGATGACCACACCAGAAATCTAAAAGTCGATGGTTCGATCGAATCAAATCAAAAAAGTGTAGTTGATCGGAAATCGGCGCTTCCGCCAATCCAAAAGCGATCGAAATGGGCATATTCTCTGGGTCTTTGAACAGATCCGTCACTTCCCAGGACTGCCAATCGGTCATGCTAATGAATTCCAGACCGGAGCGATCGATATAGTCAAAAAGCTGCGGAATAGTAAATCCCCGATCGCGCTGGAACAACAGGTTCATCATCACCCGCTGTTCATCCTTCATTTTCCCAGAATCCCAAATTCGCATTTTCAGGAGTGTTGTATCCTTCAAAGACTCCATCAATTCGGTCAGAATTCCCATTTCCAGCTCACCCGGATTGTCATCCATCAACCCAATCAGGTGAGCCAAGCTTTGGGCCTTGAAATAGTCAAATCGCTGATAAAGACTATGGAGATTGGAACGAATAATGCCATCGGGTTTCAAGACGGCTTTCATGGCCGCCAACCCATCGGCAGGATCCGGTTGCAGATATAGCAATTCATCGCAGTTAATGTAGTCAAATTCCATGCCTAATTGCGGCAATTCTTCCATTGCCAATGCATGAAATTCCACGCGATCGCCCAATCCATGATGCTCCAAGCGCTTTTGGGCCAAGTCCACGGAAGCGGGCGACAAGTCCACCCCCACAATACGCGCACCGGGGTTGGCCAAAGCCATGCTCAACACGCCGTATCCACTGCCACAGCCCACATCCAGCATCAACCGCCCTTCGGTGTTGGCAATTTTTTGGTTGCGACGATAGTAGGCGGTGCGGAAATCGTGCCAGTAGGTATGGGTTTCGGCCGGTAAGCGATCGAGCGGAATGCGGGGATAGGGGGCGCGATCGAACTGGGCCCGCACCTTGGCAAGGGGATCCTCAAGCGGATCGTCAGCGGGGTTTGTGGGAGAAGGCAAGAGGGATGGCTCGGTCATGCGGGGGTTGACGAATAGTTGTCCTAACGCAAGGGTGGGAAGACCCAACGGCAAGGGCGGGTTAGAATCTTGACGGGGCCATGGATTGGCCGTGGTCAAGCGGTTGCCGAGGCTACCTTGGCCATATTGCCCCATTTCGATCCCGAAGCGATCGCCCCAAATCCGCTACCTGCCGCCCGATCGCCGATCCGTTTTAACAGTTGGTTTCACAATTTGTTTAACAAGTTGCTTAGTGATTGGCTGCACAATCGGCTCGGCAATCAACTCGGCAATCGGCTTCACCATGGATTTCACCGTGGGCTGAAAACTTTTGAACGGCTTGTCCTGCCATCTTCTCCAACACCATTTCCCACATCGTCAGTCGCAACCCTATGAGCATTGAACAGCATTCCCAGCCAACGGACGATCGCGCCGCTGTGGCCAACTCGTTGGATGA
This window contains:
- a CDS encoding iron chelate uptake ABC transporter family permease subunit produces the protein MLQALAEPLQYTFFQRSLVAAVVVGLLCACTGSYLLVQRMALLGDAISHSLLMGLAIAFAMGGSLFLGALVAGLVSAAAIDFIRNRSPLKEDAAMGIVLSAFFALGIVLITTIQKDNKIDLNHFLFGNLLAVTSGDLWDTGLAAALVLGAIALCYKELHFYTFDRLGAQAAGLPVRWLDWGLTTAIAITIVASMKAVGVVLVLALLITPPATAYLLVPRLHQMMGLGALLGCCSSVAGLYLSYFFNLPSGPAIVLVASGFFVLSLLFSPRQGVLFQGWRAKAAGHAPIDSSSIDSSSIHSSSIDSESTDGTDS
- a CDS encoding ABC transporter substrate-binding protein, which encodes MSRRSQDAPLLITALFMSLALLGGGYWLVRSNGLLGNEGQTPPTANPQGGPAPSLSSGEQVLLADSPDKLAAAAAGQAGDPIQAIALLRKSLQQRPNDPEALIYLNNWLAREAPQRTIAVVVPAANLPDVAKELLRGVAQAQAQWNQGDRERSGPKPAWQLRVVIADDSNNPVTAKAVAETLAADPRVLGVVGHFSSTTSLAAAGVYQRAGLPMISPSSTAVTLSGLGDAVLRTVPSDRQAGQALAMVARQQLKLARVSVFYNPKSAYSQSLKTEFVQQFMADGQGQVQLQEMGSEPIDAQRAIGQAQSFNTEGLVLFGERQSQGSEGLVLLGDRSTLPSALAIVEANQGRLPVLGGDSIYSLDLLKLGASAQGTILAIPWHPDLPQSLDFAKAMRRRWGGDVNWRTAMAYDAAQALIQAINQEITQKPDQKPVSGSDLNEAQDPTRSAVKAALHRPDFQAAGSSASVRFANTGDRSLPLVLITVREGNRSGTGFDFRLLNPGP
- a CDS encoding aminotransferase class I/II-fold pyridoxal phosphate-dependent enzyme, producing MELGGQFAISNAITGHHTDHHAECQQAAPLLEALADRAGRRSGRFHVPGHKGRAIDPLLADAWGDCWAWDLTELDGLDNWAAPQGAIAAAEALAADCFGAGLTRFLVNGATSGLVAAIGAVCQDGDSLIVARNAHQSVLAGLILAGARPCWVWPTVDREWQMPTVVTPEAIAQALATSPQAKAVLLVSPTYHGWVSDLPAIAQLTRSHGIPLIVDAAHGAHLGLHPELPIAPLAAGADLVVASAHKTLGSLTQSALLHLHPQALIDRDRLNQVLRWVTSSSPSYLLMASLDAARRRAALWGQVDWGQTLVRVDRVRSQLAGDRAIRVLSGPNLDRSRLTVHLAGWNGYQADEALDQDWGITAELSSPQHLTFVWTPANTDQEADRLVAALGALARSPQMAPDRGLDAIAGLLAPPSPAPLTPRQASQRPTEAIDLDRAIGRIAAEWICPYPPGIPAIVPGEIITSEAIGQIQQTLALGGDCTGCADFSVQQCLVLISADR
- a CDS encoding type IV pilin-like G/H family protein: MKAEFKAKLIQHLAQRRNSEEGFTLIELLVVIIIIGILAAIALPSFLNQAAKARQSEGSTYVGSLNRAQQAYYVEQGKFATDLKTLNAGIKEKTDNFEYKTEGDATKATSTAEKQQASLKSFKGVVTLEDQQAKAILCITAKENESASAATKLASDSTKECN
- a CDS encoding bifunctional 2-polyprenyl-6-hydroxyphenol methylase/3-demethylubiquinol 3-O-methyltransferase UbiG — protein: MTEPSLLPSPTNPADDPLEDPLAKVRAQFDRAPYPRIPLDRLPAETHTYWHDFRTAYYRRNQKIANTEGRLMLDVGCGSGYGVLSMALANPGARIVGVDLSPASVDLAQKRLEHHGLGDRVEFHALAMEELPQLGMEFDYINCDELLYLQPDPADGLAAMKAVLKPDGIIRSNLHSLYQRFDYFKAQSLAHLIGLMDDNPGELEMGILTELMESLKDTTLLKMRIWDSGKMKDEQRVMMNLLFQRDRGFTIPQLFDYIDRSGLEFISMTDWQSWEVTDLFKDPENMPISIAFGLAEAPISDQLHFFDLIRSNHRLLDFWCGHPDAAQPWTALSDWEPEDWHQSRAALHPQLDTPEFAADLKNVVLKGTDLKLSQHLSLNWGWESVSSAIALGLLPLLEGTKTFTELADSLQQLSPVDPVTLEPIARSEVEAALRYLLSELGQAGYLLVELA
- the pdhA gene encoding pyruvate dehydrogenase (acetyl-transferring) E1 component subunit alpha; this encodes MVQERVLPATPTTRATVTREEGLMLYEDMVLGRLFEDKCAEMYYRGKMFGFVHLYNGQEAVSTGVIRALRRDANDYVCSTYRDHVHALSAGVPAREVMSELFGKVTGCSKGRGGSMHLFSEPHRLLGGYAFVSEGIPVATGVAFQSKYRREAMNDPSSDGVTVCFFGDGAANNGQFFECLNMAALWKLPVIYVIENNKWAIGMAHERATSVPEIYKKGPAFGMPGVEVDGMDVLAVRGVAQEAIARARAGEGPTVIEALTYRFRGHSLADPDELRAKEEKEVWGKRDPITRLADHLLGEGLVKAEELKEIDRRIQEHVNDAVKFALDSPEPDPKDLYKYIFAED
- a CDS encoding metal ABC transporter ATP-binding protein gives rise to the protein MGPTPMMMSTHAIEIDHLNAAYRGVQALLDVSLRIQPGRLTGVVGPNGAGKSTLMKAMLGLVPIAAGRVVYGDRPLQQQLDRVAYVAQRSQVDLDYPATVWDVVLMGRTRKTGWLRPFSNTSRQAARAALERVGLWELRDRPIAQLSGGQQQRVFLARSIAQEADVFCFDEPFVGVDRRNEAILFDLFRELAQDGKVVMVVNHDLGESITHFDDLVLLNRQLVAAGDRAAVLNDLNLQRAYGSRVKFFQEAA
- a CDS encoding YiaA/YiaB family inner membrane protein, whose amino-acid sequence is MRHTTAWIVQVWLSFLFSTGGTALCIYYLPVDTWMKFAMSMGLGFTISSTLTLAKTTRDQYEVKQLVAKVEEAKVEKLLAQHH
- a CDS encoding class I SAM-dependent methyltransferase, with the translated sequence MNFESSAEREAWIQRQFDQTPYPREPIETAPDSQPDEFHAHSLATAFYARDRRSVSSEGMQILDVGCGSGFKGLMLAHLNPGTTITGIDLSPASIDVAIERFRRFDLLDRAKFLTLNIDQLPSLNQQFDYINCDEVLYLLEDPLASLRLMASVLKPTGILRVNLHSFNTRIPVLCAQEFLRDVGAITPDRDEKTTMALVESIVLSLNPRNVDVRKMWDRNDTENPDIRERILAFNFMLHGDRGFAVPEVFDLVDGANLQVIAPVEPQDWTVKTMLDLEQFPEELRSRFAQISCREQMHWHDLLVSRNRLIDIFCTPKTMAESPQSPTVEQLVQQPDRTQAVLHPLLNNPEFEAALVESCRYLKPLNFAKFLRRPEGIAAASASLVPVLVPLLTGPQPITQLIDRFMRVRPLNPVDRSPVDRTSAAQAVCSFLRELETFGYIFLESTEA